From a region of the Candidatus Pelagibacter sp. FZCC0015 genome:
- the rpoZ gene encoding DNA-directed RNA polymerase subunit omega, giving the protein MARVTVEDCIDKVESPYELVLVAKERATQLNAGIEPTIDRDNDKNTVISLREIAEEKIKVSDLTDSAVYKLRKHVEQVDDSAEDDEEIGDDFENLYKGEISKSGTPILPSKRARKTPEKIQVTKEDLAELSETATADVDNSVGEETMNDQGEVSLDEVSESENQEADVSSDDTEASNS; this is encoded by the coding sequence ATGGCAAGAGTAACCGTAGAAGACTGCATAGATAAAGTAGAGAGCCCTTATGAATTAGTACTAGTTGCTAAAGAAAGAGCCACTCAATTAAATGCAGGAATAGAACCAACAATTGATAGAGATAACGATAAAAATACAGTTATTTCATTAAGAGAAATTGCAGAAGAGAAAATTAAAGTTTCAGATTTAACTGATAGTGCTGTTTACAAACTTAGAAAACATGTTGAACAAGTTGATGATAGTGCAGAGGATGATGAAGAAATAGGTGATGATTTTGAAAATCTATATAAAGGAGAAATTTCAAAAAGTGGTACTCCAATTTTACCATCTAAACGAGCAAGAAAAACTCCAGAAAAAATTCAAGTAACAAAAGAAGATTTAGCTGAACTATCTGAAACAGCTACAGCAGACGTTGATAATTCCGTAGGCGAAGAAACGATGAATGATCAAGGAGAAGTTTCTTTAGATGAAGTATCAGAGTCAGAAAATCAAGAAGCAGACGTATCTTCAGACGACACTGAAGCTTCAAACTCTTAA